Within the Desulforegulaceae bacterium genome, the region TGAATTTTAGGTATCATTTTCTGACTCAATAAAATTGAAATATGAATTGTAATAATCTTTTATTTCCATTGCAGCATCAACTGCCATATTTACCGGAAGAACCGCACATACATCATCACCGCCTGCATAAATAAGTTTCCCTTTATATTTTTTTATTATTGAGGAAACTCCGTAAATTGAAAAATCTCCAAGTGATTCTGAAATTGCAGCGTGAATTGATGGTGTTAAAAGTCTTTGTGGATGTTTATCAAAAATTTTATTCCAGTTTTCCTTGAAAAGCGGTAGAAAATTTTTATTTTCAAGCCTTTGCTTTATAACAGGATGTAAAATTGACTGCCAGGTTGCATTTATTGTAGAGCCGTTTACAAGATTACCCATTTTATCTCCGTCCATGAGTAAAACTGCGTAGTATCTGTCTTTTATTTTCGGAGATTTCATTCCCTTTAGAGAATCTGAATCTGAGTCATGAAGCATTTGTGCAATGTCTTTTTTTTCAGAATCAGATTCAATATTATTTTTTTGAAAATAATTATACAGGCTCATTTCTGTTGTTGAAGGGTATGATTTTTGATTTTTAAAAGTTTTTGAAAGAACATGATTATTGTAGTCAGAATTTTCAAAAATCCTGTATAAAATTCTTTTTATCATGCAAAGAGAGCATAGTTTTTCATTTGTATTTTCTTTAAAATCAGGCTCTCTATTCCATTTTTTCTTAAAATCATGCCAAAATTCTTCAATATTTTCCTTATATTCAGAAGCCTTGATATCATTATTGTATTTTTTGCAGTGAAGAACTTCAAATTCTCTGCATTGATGACATTTTTCACCGGTTTCTTCTTTTCTTGAACTTGTTCTTATAGATTTTGATGCTGCAAGTGAAGACTGAACAAGGCTGTGTGAAACAGAGTAGAGTAGTCCTGTTCCTGATTCATCGTAATGTTTGCCTTCAATAATTTTATTAAAAATTTCAACTACTTCTTTTTGATTTTTAAATAAAGGGTCAGGTAAAATTTTTGATACTTCACCAAGGTCATCTTTTGTAACAAGTTTTGTAGAAGACCATGAAAAGTCAAAATAATCATGGCATTGTCTTTCAAACATTTCATGAATATGATTTATTTCATCTTCTGATATTAATGGAGTATTTTTAACCACAAGTTCTTCACACATGGTGCAGATTTTTATCCATTGATTTTTAATATGTGCCTTAATTTTATCAGTTATTTCCTCTGATTTTTCAAAGGGAAGAAGAAACAAAAACTTGTTTGGAAAAGATGCAATATCCCTGATGTTGTTCATTGAGTTTATGCCTCTTATGTCTTTTTCAATATCAAGATATTCGTTTATAAGAGGCTGATCTATAAGTGAAGGATATAAAATATGGTCAGGTCCCAAGTTTTCACAAACCCATTTAATTCCTTCAAAGGCAAGCCAGGATAGAATTATTGAACCTGTCCAGAAATCCCTGAGTTTTCTTGCATTTGAAATATAATCCTGAACAGGGGTGATTGAAAAAACTGCCATTCCTGCTCCGTTAGGATCTTTGGCTAAGTCCATGCATGAATAAAGAGCAGATGTAAGAGCATTGTGCTGCCAGATAGAATGATCCGGAAATCTTGAATCAGCCGGAAGTCTGTGCCATAAGGCACCAAGTGATGCAGTATTTTCTTCTGCAAGAATAAATCTAAGGCAAAGATGAATGTAAAAAAATCT harbors:
- the cas10 gene encoding type III-B CRISPR-associated protein Cas10/Cmr2; the encoded protein is MITNPETYWNNKLSAYLHDPFDKVFKIQGHESRAAKILEALGLQQPNEKFWKKADGMASGFERGQVPSYDKDENKNGAVDFLKNPVLTHPVSDKKINIELPDVYKNMSQDEASEKISGDLIKLIKNKIGLKPEDGGYSNLFKGNPEKFAENRFFYIHLCLRFILAEENTASLGALWHRLPADSRFPDHSIWQHNALTSALYSCMDLAKDPNGAGMAVFSITPVQDYISNARKLRDFWTGSIILSWLAFEGIKWVCENLGPDHILYPSLIDQPLINEYLDIEKDIRGINSMNNIRDIASFPNKFLFLLPFEKSEEITDKIKAHIKNQWIKICTMCEELVVKNTPLISEDEINHIHEMFERQCHDYFDFSWSSTKLVTKDDLGEVSKILPDPLFKNQKEVVEIFNKIIEGKHYDESGTGLLYSVSHSLVQSSLAASKSIRTSSRKEETGEKCHQCREFEVLHCKKYNNDIKASEYKENIEEFWHDFKKKWNREPDFKENTNEKLCSLCMIKRILYRIFENSDYNNHVLSKTFKNQKSYPSTTEMSLYNYFQKNNIESDSEKKDIAQMLHDSDSDSLKGMKSPKIKDRYYAVLLMDGDKMGNLVNGSTINATWQSILHPVIKQRLENKNFLPLFKENWNKIFDKHPQRLLTPSIHAAISESLGDFSIYGVSSIIKKYKGKLIYAGGDDVCAVLPVNMAVDAAMEIKDYYNSYFNFIESENDT